The following coding sequences lie in one Arabidopsis thaliana chromosome 3, partial sequence genomic window:
- a CDS encoding DNA glycosylase superfamily protein (DNA glycosylase superfamily protein; FUNCTIONS IN: catalytic activity; INVOLVED IN: DNA repair, base-excision repair; EXPRESSED IN: 23 plant structures; EXPRESSED DURING: 13 growth stages; CONTAINS InterPro DOMAIN/s: DNA glycosylase (InterPro:IPR011257), HhH-GPD domain (InterPro:IPR003265); Has 35333 Blast hits to 34131 proteins in 2444 species: Archae - 798; Bacteria - 22429; Metazoa - 974; Fungi - 991; Plants - 531; Viruses - 0; Other Eukaryotes - 9610 (source: NCBI BLink).) — protein MVPPIIYKYKRRKDRRLGRDDDSSVMMTRRRPDSDFIEVSDENRSFALFKEDDEKNRDLGLVDDGSTNLVLQCHDDGCSLEKDNSNSLDDLFSGFVYKGVRRRKRDDFGSITTSNLVSPQIADDDDDSVSDSHIERQECSEFHVEVRRVSPYFQGSTVSQQSKEGCDSDSVCSKEGCSKVQAKVPRVSPYFQASTISQCDSDIVSSSQSGRNYRKGSSKRQVKVRRVSPYFQESTVSEQPNQAPKGLRNYFKVVKVSRYFHADGIQVNESQKEKSRNVRKTPIVSPVLSLSQKTDDVYLRKTPDNTWVPPRSPCNLLQEDHWHDPWRVLVICMLLNKTSGAQTRGVISDLFGLCTDAKTATEVKEEEIENLIKPLGLQKKRTKMIQRLSLEYLQESWTHVTQLHGVGKYAADAYAIFCNGNWDRVKPNDHMLNYYWDYLRIRYKL, from the exons ATGGTTCCTCCCATAATTTATAAGTATAAGCGAAGGAAAGATCGGCGACTTGGTAGGGACGATGATAGTTCAGTGATGATGACTCGTCGGAGACCCGACTCCGATTTTATCGAGGTAAGTGATGAGAATCGCTCGTTTGCTTTATTTAAGGAGGATGATGAAAAAAATCGTGATTTGGGTTTAGTTGATGATGGTTCCACAAATTTGGTTCTTCAATGTCATGATGATGGTTGTTCCCTAGAGAAGGATAATAGCAATAGCTTGGATGATTTGTTCTCTGGGTTTGTTTATAAAGGTgtgaggaggaggaaaagGGATGACTTTGGAAGTATAACAACGAGTAATCTTGTTTCTCCTCAAattgctgatgatgatgatgatagtgtTTCTGATTCACATATTGAAAGGCAAGAATGCAGTGAATTTCATGTTGAAGTAAGAAGAGTTTCTCCATACTTTCAGGGATCTACTGTTTCACAACAGTCCAAAGAAGGGTGTGATTCTGATAGTGTTTGTTCCAAAGAAGGATGCAGCAAAGTTCAAGCTAAAGTCCCACGAGTTTCTCCATACTTCCAGGCATCAACTATTTCACAGTGTGATTCTgacattgtttcttcttctcaaagtGGAAGAAATTATCGGAAAGGAAGCAGCAAACGTCAAGTTAAAGTCAGAAGAGTTTCGCCATATTTCCAGGAATCAACTGTTTCAGAACAGCCAAACCAAGCTCCTAAAGGTTTGCGTAACTATTTTAAGGTTGTGAAAGTTTCAAGATATTTCCATGCTGATGGAATCCAAGTCAATGAATCACAAAAggagaaatcaagaaatgtGAGGAAAACTCCTATTGTGAGCCCTGTACTCTCGCTTTCTCAAAAGACCGATGATGTATACCTGCGAAAAACGCCGGATAACACATGGGTGCCTCCACGATCTCCATGTAATCTGCTTCAAGAAGATCATTGGCATGATCCATGGCGGGTGCTGGTCATATGTATGCTTCTCAACAAAACATCTGGTGCACAG ACGCGGGGAGTGATATCAGACTTGTTTGGATTGTGTACTGATGCAAAGACTGCAACAGAAGTTAAAGAAGAGGAGATAGAGAATCTAATAAAACCTCTTGgattacaaaagaagagaaccaAAATGATTCAACGGTTGTCTCTAGAGTATCTTCAAGAGAGCTGGACTCATGTCACTCAACTGCATGGCGTTGGAAAGTATGCAGCGGATGCGTATGCGATATTCTGTAACGGGAATTGGGATCGCGTGAAGCCTAATGATCATATGCTAAACTATTACTGGGACTACCTCAGGATTCGGTATAAATTATGA
- a CDS encoding Translation initiation factor IF2/IF5 (Translation initiation factor IF2/IF5; FUNCTIONS IN: translation initiation factor activity; INVOLVED IN: translational initiation; LOCATED IN: cellular_component unknown; CONTAINS InterPro DOMAIN/s: Translation initiation factor IF2/IF5, N-terminal (InterPro:IPR016189), Translation initiation factor IF2/IF5, zinc-binding (InterPro:IPR016190), Translation initiation factor IF2/IF5 (InterPro:IPR002735); BEST Arabidopsis thaliana protein match is: eukaryotic translation initiation factor 2 beta subunit (TAIR:AT5G20920.3); Has 1255 Blast hits to 1254 proteins in 354 species: Archae - 270; Bacteria - 0; Metazoa - 344; Fungi - 249; Plants - 177; Viruses - 2; Other Eukaryotes - 213 (source: NCBI BLink).) yields the protein MADESNENKKEVKDDEQEILRRVFNILRENSPELVGIWLLTIIWPPQVLREETAKGTKKTVFVNFMDYCKTMHRNPDHVMAFLLAELGTRGKLDDQQRLVVRGRFTQRDFESLLRGYILDYVMCIPCKSTEAILSKENRLFFLRCGKCGSGRPVAPIKINFGRR from the exons ATGGCTGATGAAAGTAAtgagaacaagaaagaagTGAAGGATGATGAGCAAGAA ATTCTTCGTAGGGTCTTTAATATCCTGCGTGAAAATAGTCCGGAGCTTGTTGGAATTTGGCTTCTTACAATTATATGGCCACCACAAGTTCTTCGTGAAGAGACAGCGAAAGGCACAAAGAAGACAGTCTTTGTCAACTTTATGGACTATTGCAAGAC GATGCATCGAAACCCTGATCATGTTATGGCGTTCTTGCTTGCTGAGCTGGGTACTAGGGGTAAACTTGATGATCAGCAAAGGTTGGTTGTTAGGGGGAGATTTACACAGAGGGACTTTGAATCGTTATTACGAGGATATATCC TTGACTACGTCATGTGCATTCCTTGCAAGAGCACAGAGGCAATTCTTTCAAAGGAGAATCGTCTCTTCTTTTTGAGATGTGGAAAG TGTGGATCAGGACGACCTGTGGcgccaatcaaaatcaattttggtCGCAGGTAG
- a CDS encoding O-fucosyltransferase family protein (O-fucosyltransferase family protein; FUNCTIONS IN: molecular_function unknown; INVOLVED IN: biological_process unknown; LOCATED IN: chloroplast; EXPRESSED IN: root; CONTAINS InterPro DOMAIN/s: GDP-fucose protein O-fucosyltransferase (InterPro:IPR019378); BEST Arabidopsis thaliana protein match is: O-fucosyltransferase family protein (TAIR:AT2G44500.1); Has 833 Blast hits to 829 proteins in 32 species: Archae - 0; Bacteria - 0; Metazoa - 0; Fungi - 0; Plants - 833; Viruses - 0; Other Eukaryotes - 0 (source: NCBI BLink).): protein MGTWKNKNSNKKNRVSYISVPAQIINSVSSSSLHKFLDNKSSKKNTSKFFFNLRNPKLWAFSLFLLSILGISLRLGLCLSHFGSGDHESQLQSSDSNGSPKSHMGFAYIRSSTTQVEISNAKDRSLDMGVEKNETFGGHQSHLIIPNGNGHDDKNYDFWKQPDGLGYKPCLDFSIEYRRESKKILVERRKYLMVVVSGGLNQQKIQIVDAVVIARILGAVLVVPILQINLIWGDESEFSDIFDLEQFKSVLANDVKIVSLLPASKVMTRPSEDGSMPFNASPQWIRSHYPKRFNREGVLLLRRLDSRLSKDLPSDLQKLRCKVAFEALKFSPRVMEMGTKLAERMRSKGPYIALHLRMEKDVWVRTGCLSGLSSKYDEIVNIERIKRPELLTAKSSMTSNERKLAGLCPLNAKEVTRLLRALGAPRDARIYWAGGEPLGGKEALKPLTSEFPHLYNKYDIALPLELKPFAKRASIMAAIDYIVCKESDVFMASHGGNMGHAIQGHRAYEGHKKIITPNKRHMLPYFVNSSLTETEFEKMIKKLHRQSLGQPELRISKAGRDVTKYPVPECMCNQSNTTI from the exons ATGGGAACatggaagaacaaaaacagtaaTAAGAAGAACAGAGTTAGCTACATTTCAGTCCCAGCTCAGATCATAAACtcagtttcatcatcatctttacaCAAATTTCTCGATAATAAATCTTCAAAGAAGAACACAAGCaagttcttcttcaatctcagaAACCCAAAGCTCTGggctttctctctcttcttactTTCTATTTTGGGGATATCATTAAGACTCGGTCTTTGTCTTTCTCATTTCGGTTCTGGCGATCACGAAAGTCAACTTCAGAGTTCAGATTCTAATGGCTCGCCCAAATCCCATATGGGTTTTGCGTATATCCGATCAAGCACTACTCAAGTTGAGATTTCAAACGCAAAGGATCGATCTTTAGATATGGGAGTggagaaaaatgaaaccttTGGTGGTCACCAATCACATTTGATCATCCCTAATGGAAATGGACATGATGATAAGAATTATGACTTCTGGAAACAGCCTGATGGATTAGGTTACAAGCCTTGCTTAGATTTCAGCATTGAATACAGAAGAGAGAGTAAGAAGATTCTTGTAGAGAGGAGAAAGTATCTGATGGTGGTTGTCTCTGGTGGGTTGAATCAGCAGAAGATTCAGATTGTTGATGCAGTTGTGATTGCGAGGATTCTAGGTGCTGTTCTTGTTGTCCCAATATTGCAAATCAATCTCATTTGGGGTGACGAGAG CGAGTTTTCAGATATATTTGATTTAGAGCAATTCAAGAGTGTTTTAGCAAATGATGTGAAGATTGTTTCGTTGCTTCCCGCAAGTAAAGTAATGACTAGACCATCGGAAGATGGTAGTATGCCCTTTAATGCCTCCCCTCAATGGATCCGTTCGCACTATCCAAAGCGT TTCAATAGGGAAGGTGTTCTGCTTTTAAGGAGATTGGATTCAAGATTGTCTAAAGACTTACCCTCTGATCTCCAGAAGCTCCGTTGTaag GTAGCATTTGAAGCTCTAAAGTTTTCGCCACGAGTTATGGAAATGGGGACGAAGCTTGCAGAGAGGATGAGGAGCAAAGGGCCTTACATTGCGTTGCATCTTCGGATGGAGAAAGATGTGTGGGTGAGAACAGGCTGCCTTTCTGGTTTGAGCTCAAAGTATGATGAGATTGTGAACATTGAAAGGATTAAGCGGCCTGAGCTCTTAACAGCCAAATCTAGTATGACATCTAACGAGAGAAAACTCGCGGGTCTCTGTCCGTTAAATGCCAAGGAAGTAACAAG GCTGCTTAGAGCTCTTGGAGCACCAAGAGATGCGAGGATCTATTGGGCGGGAGGGGAACCGCTCGGTGGAAAGGAAGCTTTGAAACCGTTAACAAGTGAATTCCCACATCTCTACAACAAGTACGATATTGCGTTGCCTCTTGAACTCAAACCTTTCGCAAAACGAGCTTCGATAATGGCAGCAATCGACTATATAGTGTGTAAGGAGAGTGATGTGTTTATGGCATCTCATGGAGGGAACATGGGCCACGCAATTCAG GGGCACAGGGCTTATGAAGGACACAAGAAGATTATAACGCCAAACAAAAGACATATGCTACCATACTTTGTGAACTCATCATTGACTGAAACAGAGTTTGAGAAGATGATAAAGAAATTACACAGACAATCTCTAGGACAGCCAGAACTAAGGATTAGCAAAGCTGGAAGAGATGTTACAAAGTACCCTGTTCCTGAGTGTATGTGCAATCAATCCAACACCACTATTtag
- a CDS encoding DNA glycosylase superfamily protein: protein MVPPIIYKYKRRKDRRLGRDDDSSVMMTRRRPDSDFIEGSTVSQQSKEGCDSDSVCSKEGCSKVQAKVPRVSPYFQASTISQCDSDIVSSSQSGRNYRKGSSKRQVKVRRVSPYFQESTVSEQPNQAPKGLRNYFKVVKVSRYFHADGIQVNESQKEKSRNVRKTPIVSPVLSLSQKTDDVYLRKTPDNTWVPPRSPCNLLQEDHWHDPWRVLVICMLLNKTSGAQTRGVISDLFGLCTDAKTATEVKEEEIENLIKPLGLQKKRTKMIQRLSLEYLQESWTHVTQLHGVGKYAADAYAIFCNGNWDRVKPNDHMLNYYWDYLRIRYKL, encoded by the exons ATGGTTCCTCCCATAATTTATAAGTATAAGCGAAGGAAAGATCGGCGACTTGGTAGGGACGATGATAGTTCAGTGATGATGACTCGTCGGAGACCCGACTCCGATTTTATCGAG GGATCTACTGTTTCACAACAGTCCAAAGAAGGGTGTGATTCTGATAGTGTTTGTTCCAAAGAAGGATGCAGCAAAGTTCAAGCTAAAGTCCCACGAGTTTCTCCATACTTCCAGGCATCAACTATTTCACAGTGTGATTCTgacattgtttcttcttctcaaagtGGAAGAAATTATCGGAAAGGAAGCAGCAAACGTCAAGTTAAAGTCAGAAGAGTTTCGCCATATTTCCAGGAATCAACTGTTTCAGAACAGCCAAACCAAGCTCCTAAAGGTTTGCGTAACTATTTTAAGGTTGTGAAAGTTTCAAGATATTTCCATGCTGATGGAATCCAAGTCAATGAATCACAAAAggagaaatcaagaaatgtGAGGAAAACTCCTATTGTGAGCCCTGTACTCTCGCTTTCTCAAAAGACCGATGATGTATACCTGCGAAAAACGCCGGATAACACATGGGTGCCTCCACGATCTCCATGTAATCTGCTTCAAGAAGATCATTGGCATGATCCATGGCGGGTGCTGGTCATATGTATGCTTCTCAACAAAACATCTGGTGCACAG ACGCGGGGAGTGATATCAGACTTGTTTGGATTGTGTACTGATGCAAAGACTGCAACAGAAGTTAAAGAAGAGGAGATAGAGAATCTAATAAAACCTCTTGgattacaaaagaagagaaccaAAATGATTCAACGGTTGTCTCTAGAGTATCTTCAAGAGAGCTGGACTCATGTCACTCAACTGCATGGCGTTGGAAAGTATGCAGCGGATGCGTATGCGATATTCTGTAACGGGAATTGGGATCGCGTGAAGCCTAATGATCATATGCTAAACTATTACTGGGACTACCTCAGGATTCGGTATAAATTATGA
- a CDS encoding DNA glycosylase superfamily protein (DNA glycosylase superfamily protein; Has 35333 Blast hits to 34131 proteins in 2444 species: Archae - 798; Bacteria - 22429; Metazoa - 974; Fungi - 991; Plants - 531; Viruses - 0; Other Eukaryotes - 9610 (source: NCBI BLink).), with the protein MVPPIIYKYKRRKDRRLGRDDDSSVMMTRRRPDSDFIEVSDENRSFALFKEDDEKNRDLGLVDDGSTNLVLQCHDDGCSLEKDNSNSLDDLFSGFVYKGVRRRKRDDFGSITTSNLVSPQIADDDDDSVSDSHIERQECSEFHVEVRRVSPYFQGSTVSQQSKEGCDSDSVCSKEGCSKVQAKVPRVSPYFQASTISQCDSDIVSSSQSGRNYRKGSSKRQVKVRRVSPYFQESTVSEQPNQAPKGLRNYFKVVKVSRYFHADGIQVNESQKEKSRNVRKTPIVSPVLSLSQKTDDVYLRKTPDNTWVPPRSPCNLLQEDHWHDPWRVLVICMLLNKTSGAQVIADAGSDIRLVWIVY; encoded by the exons ATGGTTCCTCCCATAATTTATAAGTATAAGCGAAGGAAAGATCGGCGACTTGGTAGGGACGATGATAGTTCAGTGATGATGACTCGTCGGAGACCCGACTCCGATTTTATCGAGGTAAGTGATGAGAATCGCTCGTTTGCTTTATTTAAGGAGGATGATGAAAAAAATCGTGATTTGGGTTTAGTTGATGATGGTTCCACAAATTTGGTTCTTCAATGTCATGATGATGGTTGTTCCCTAGAGAAGGATAATAGCAATAGCTTGGATGATTTGTTCTCTGGGTTTGTTTATAAAGGTgtgaggaggaggaaaagGGATGACTTTGGAAGTATAACAACGAGTAATCTTGTTTCTCCTCAAattgctgatgatgatgatgatagtgtTTCTGATTCACATATTGAAAGGCAAGAATGCAGTGAATTTCATGTTGAAGTAAGAAGAGTTTCTCCATACTTTCAGGGATCTACTGTTTCACAACAGTCCAAAGAAGGGTGTGATTCTGATAGTGTTTGTTCCAAAGAAGGATGCAGCAAAGTTCAAGCTAAAGTCCCACGAGTTTCTCCATACTTCCAGGCATCAACTATTTCACAGTGTGATTCTgacattgtttcttcttctcaaagtGGAAGAAATTATCGGAAAGGAAGCAGCAAACGTCAAGTTAAAGTCAGAAGAGTTTCGCCATATTTCCAGGAATCAACTGTTTCAGAACAGCCAAACCAAGCTCCTAAAGGTTTGCGTAACTATTTTAAGGTTGTGAAAGTTTCAAGATATTTCCATGCTGATGGAATCCAAGTCAATGAATCACAAAAggagaaatcaagaaatgtGAGGAAAACTCCTATTGTGAGCCCTGTACTCTCGCTTTCTCAAAAGACCGATGATGTATACCTGCGAAAAACGCCGGATAACACATGGGTGCCTCCACGATCTCCATGTAATCTGCTTCAAGAAGATCATTGGCATGATCCATGGCGGGTGCTGGTCATATGTATGCTTCTCAACAAAACATCTGGTGCACAG gtGATTGCAGACGCGGGGAGTGATATCAGACTTGTTTGGATTGTGTACTGA
- a CDS encoding DNA glycosylase superfamily protein (DNA glycosylase superfamily protein; Has 117 Blast hits to 117 proteins in 38 species: Archae - 0; Bacteria - 0; Metazoa - 67; Fungi - 0; Plants - 44; Viruses - 0; Other Eukaryotes - 6 (source: NCBI BLink).) has protein sequence MVPPIIYKYKRRKDRRLGRDDDSSVMMTRRRPDSDFIEVSDENRSFALFKEDDEKNRDLGLVDDGSTNLVLQCHDDGCSLEKDNSNSLDDLFSGFVYKGVRRRKRDDFGSITTSNLVSPQIADDDDDSVSDSHIERQECSEFHVEVRRVSPYFQGSTVSQQSKEGCDSDSVCSKEGCSKVQAKVPRVSPYFQASTISQCDSDIVSSSQSGRNYRKGSSKRQVKVRRVSPYFQESTVSEQPNQAPKGLRNYFKVVKVSRYFHADGIQVNESQKEKSRNVRKTPIVSPVLSLSQKTDDVYLRKTPDNTWVPPRSPCNLLQEDHWHDPWRVLVICMLLNKTSDAGSDIRLVWIVY, from the exons ATGGTTCCTCCCATAATTTATAAGTATAAGCGAAGGAAAGATCGGCGACTTGGTAGGGACGATGATAGTTCAGTGATGATGACTCGTCGGAGACCCGACTCCGATTTTATCGAGGTAAGTGATGAGAATCGCTCGTTTGCTTTATTTAAGGAGGATGATGAAAAAAATCGTGATTTGGGTTTAGTTGATGATGGTTCCACAAATTTGGTTCTTCAATGTCATGATGATGGTTGTTCCCTAGAGAAGGATAATAGCAATAGCTTGGATGATTTGTTCTCTGGGTTTGTTTATAAAGGTgtgaggaggaggaaaagGGATGACTTTGGAAGTATAACAACGAGTAATCTTGTTTCTCCTCAAattgctgatgatgatgatgatagtgtTTCTGATTCACATATTGAAAGGCAAGAATGCAGTGAATTTCATGTTGAAGTAAGAAGAGTTTCTCCATACTTTCAGGGATCTACTGTTTCACAACAGTCCAAAGAAGGGTGTGATTCTGATAGTGTTTGTTCCAAAGAAGGATGCAGCAAAGTTCAAGCTAAAGTCCCACGAGTTTCTCCATACTTCCAGGCATCAACTATTTCACAGTGTGATTCTgacattgtttcttcttctcaaagtGGAAGAAATTATCGGAAAGGAAGCAGCAAACGTCAAGTTAAAGTCAGAAGAGTTTCGCCATATTTCCAGGAATCAACTGTTTCAGAACAGCCAAACCAAGCTCCTAAAGGTTTGCGTAACTATTTTAAGGTTGTGAAAGTTTCAAGATATTTCCATGCTGATGGAATCCAAGTCAATGAATCACAAAAggagaaatcaagaaatgtGAGGAAAACTCCTATTGTGAGCCCTGTACTCTCGCTTTCTCAAAAGACCGATGATGTATACCTGCGAAAAACGCCGGATAACACATGGGTGCCTCCACGATCTCCATGTAATCTGCTTCAAGAAGATCATTGGCATGATCCATGGCGGGTGCTGGTCATATGTATGCTTCTCAACAAAACATCTG ACGCGGGGAGTGATATCAGACTTGTTTGGATTGTGTACTGA
- a CDS encoding reactive oxygen species modulator-like protein (FUNCTIONS IN: molecular_function unknown; INVOLVED IN: biological_process unknown; LOCATED IN: endomembrane system; EXPRESSED IN: 24 plant structures; EXPRESSED DURING: 15 growth stages; CONTAINS InterPro DOMAIN/s: Reactive oxygen species modulator 1 (InterPro:IPR018450); Has 192 Blast hits to 192 proteins in 80 species: Archae - 0; Bacteria - 0; Metazoa - 139; Fungi - 6; Plants - 39; Viruses - 0; Other Eukaryotes - 8 (source: NCBI BLink).): MAKNSCLAKITAGVAVGGALGGAVGAVYGTYEAIRVKVPGLHKVRFIGQTTLSSAAIFGLFLGAGSLIHCGKGY; encoded by the exons atggcgaAAAATAGCTGTTTGGCCAAAATCACTGCCGGAGTTGCCGTTGGCGGCGCTCTTGGCGGCGCAGTAG GTGCTGTCTATGGAACTTACGAGGCGATTAGAGTCAAG gTTCCGGGGCTTCATAAGGTTAGATTCATTGGGCAAACTACCCTCAGCAGCGCAGCAATTTTCGGGCTTTTTCTAGGTGCGGGCAGTTTGATTCACTGTGGAAAAGGCTACTGA
- a CDS encoding Calcium-dependent ARF-type GTPase activating protein family (Calcium-dependent ARF-type GTPase activating protein family; FUNCTIONS IN: ARF GTPase activator activity, zinc ion binding; INVOLVED IN: regulation of ARF GTPase activity; LOCATED IN: cellular_component unknown; EXPRESSED IN: 18 plant structures; EXPRESSED DURING: 11 growth stages; CONTAINS InterPro DOMAIN/s: Arf GTPase activating protein (InterPro:IPR001164), C2 membrane targeting protein (InterPro:IPR018029), C2 calcium/lipid-binding domain, CaLB (InterPro:IPR008973), C2 calcium-dependent membrane targeting (InterPro:IPR000008); BEST Arabidopsis thaliana protein match is: Calcium-dependent ARF-type GTPase activating protein family (TAIR:AT4G21160.4); Has 9376 Blast hits to 8361 proteins in 305 species: Archae - 0; Bacteria - 0; Metazoa - 5295; Fungi - 1386; Plants - 1701; Viruses - 0; Other Eukaryotes - 994 (source: NCBI BLink).) → MSLGQENVDPVEVSGSHACLYELLCSETPKWTPLRVEDLQTSSSDPRDRLEKLLKQPGNKYCADCGSPEPKWVSLSLGVFICIKCSGVHRSLGVHISKVLSVKLDEWTDDQVDMLVGYGGNTAVNERFEACNIDQSKKPKPDSTNEERNDFIRKKYEQHQFMDPKDGALCTYQQPSRTNTSPPSLCSASHRSTKNRIGHAFRNSWGRRESDHKGPKKSNSMAGMVEFVGLIKVNVVKGTNLAVRDVMTSDPYVILALGQQSVKTRVIKNNLNPVWNETLMLSIPEPMPPLKVLVYDKDTFSTDDFMGEAEIDIQPLVSAAKAYETSSIKEPMQLGSWVASKENTLVSDGIILLEDGKVKQDISLRLQNVERGVLEIQLECLPLTQ, encoded by the exons ATGTCTCTCGGCCAAGAAAATGTTGATCCTGTTGAAGTTTCAG ggTCGCATGCTTGCTTATATGAACTTTTATGTTCTGAGACACCCAAATGGACTCCTCTTAGGGTTGAAGATTTGCaaacatcttcttctg atccCAGAGATCGGTTGGAGAAGTTGCTGAAGCAACCTGGGAATAAATATTGTGCTGACTGTGGCTCTCCTGAACCAAAATGGGT ATCGTTGAGTCTTGGTGTATTTATCTGCATTAAGTGTTCTGGTGTACACAGAAGTCTTGGAGTTCATATATCAAAG GTTCTATCAGTAAAGCTAGACGAGTGGACAGATGATCAGGTTGACATGCTTGTAGGTTACGGTGGAAACACGGCAGTGAACGAAAGATTCGAAGCTTGCAACATCGACCAgtcaaagaaaccaaaaccagatTCTACTAATGAGGAACGAAATGATTTCATTAG aaaaaaatatgagcaGCACCAGTTTATGGATCCAAAGGATGGTGCTTTGTGCACTTATCAGCAGCCTAGCAGAACAAACACTTCACCACCGTCTTTATGTTCTGCAAGCCACCGTTCTACAAAAAACCGTATTGGTCATGCATTTAGGAATAGCtggggaagaagagaatctgaTCACAAAGGACCAAAGAAGAGCAATTCCATG GCAGGTATGGTTGAGTTTGTGGGGTTGATTAAGGTTAACGTGGTAAAAGGAACCAACCTTGCGGTTCGAGACGTGATGACCAGCGATCCTTATGTTATCCTTGCTCTTGGCCAACAA tCGGTAAAAACACGGGTGATAAAGAACAACTTGAATCCTGTGTGGAATGAGACGCTAATGCTTTCGATACCCGAGCCCATGCCTCCTCTCAAAGTG CTAGTGTACGACAAGGATACATTCTCGACAGATGATTTCATGGGAGAGGCAGAGATAGACATACAACCATTGGTGAGTGCAGCAAAAGCATACGAGACATCGAGCATAAAGGAACCGATGCAGCTGGGAAGTTGGGTGGCGAGCAAAGAGAACACATTGGTGAGTGATGGCATAATCTTACTTGAAGACGGGAAAGTGAAACAAGACATTTCACTTAGGCTACAAAATGTTGAAAGAGGTGTTCTTGAGATCCAGCTTGAATGTCTTCCTCTCACTCAATGA